In Nocardia terpenica, the genomic window TGGATCCTCAACGGGCGCAAGATCTTCATCTCCGGCGTGGACCAGGCCGAGGCGGTGCTGATCGTCTCGCGCACCGAGGACGCCAAGACCGGCAAGCTGAAGCCCGCGCTGTTCATCGTTCCCACCGACGCCCCCGGCTTCGAGAAGACCCGGCAGGAGATGGACATCATCGAGCCGGACAGCCAGTTCACGCTGTTCCTCGATGATGTGCGGCTGCCCGCGGAAGCCCTTGTCGGACAGGAGGATGCGGCGCTGGCGCAGCTGTTCGCCGGGCTCAACCCGGAGCGCATCATGGGCGCCGCCATGGCGGTCGGCATGGGCCGCTACGCCATCGACCGGGCCGTGGAATACGCGCGCGAACGCCAGGTGTGGAAGACGCCGATCGGCGCGCACCAGGGCCTGGCGCATCCGCTGGCGCAGGTGAAGATCGAGCTCGAACTCGCCAAGCTCATGATGCAGAAGGCCGCCGTGCTCTACGACTCGGGCGACGACTTCGGCGCCGCCGAGGCCGCGAACATGGCGAAATACGCTGCGGCCGAGGCGAGTATCAAGGCACTCGACCAGGCCATCCAGACCCACGGCGGCTCCGGGCTCACCCGCGACGTGGGCCTGGCGGGCATGCTCGCCGCCGCCCGCATCGGCCGGGTCGCCCCGGTGAGCCGGGAGATGGTGCTCAACTTCGTCGCCCAGCACTCGCTGGGCCTGCCCAAGTCGTACTGAGAAGGGGACGGCGCCATGACCGAAACGAGCGACGCGGCAACGCCTTTCGTGCGATCGCAGGTGCGGGACGGATTCGCGATCCTGACCCTGGACTCCCCGCACAACCGCAATGCGCTGTCCGCGCGGCTGGTGACCGAGCTGTTGACCGCGCTGGAGAACGCGGGCAAGGACGACGCCGTGCGCGGCGTGGTGCTCACCCACACCGGTAATACCTTCAGTGCCGGTGCGGATCTCAAGGAGGCGCTGGACGCCGACCCCGCGGCGGCCGCCGACATCCGCACCCGCTGGATGGTGTCGGTGCTGCGTACCATCCTGGAACTGCCGAAACCCGTTGTCGCACAGATCGATGGCAATGTCCGGGCGGGCGGCATGGGGATCGTCGGCGCCTGCGATCTCGCGGTGGCCGGGCCCGGCAGCAGCTTCGCGCTCACCGAGGCGCGCATCGGCGTGGCGCCGTTCGTCATCTCGCTGACCCTGCTGCCGCGCCTGAGCCCGCGCGCGGCCGCCCGCTACTTCCAGACCGGGGAGACCTTCGACGCGACCGAGGCCGAACGCATCGGGCTGATCACCGTGGCCGCCGCCGATCCGGCGGCCGAGGTGGCGCGGCTGCTCGGGGAACTGCGCCTGGGTTCCCCGCAGGGGCTGGCCGAGAGCAAGCGACTGGTGAATGCGGCGCTGCTGGCGGAGTTCGATCGGTCCGCCGACGAACTGGCGCGCCGGTCCGGCGGTTTCTTCGGCACCCCCGAGGTGATCGAGGGTATGACGGCCTTCTTCCAGCGCCGCCCACCGAGCTGGGCACAATAGCTGATCATGGCTACCCCGCACGAACCCAAGCAGGACCGCAGCCGGGCCACCCGGCAGCGGTTGCTGGAGGCATCCATCGACTGCCTGGCCGAACTGGGCTGGGTGTCGGCGACGGTGGCCGTGGTCGCCGAGCGGGCCGGGGTGTCGCGCGGGGCCGCCCAGCATCACTTCCCCACCCGGGAGGATCTGATCACCGCGGCGCTTGAGTACATGTTCGACACCCGGATGGCGCAGGCCAAGGCCGAGGCGGCGCTGTTCGCGGAGATCGCCGAGGGCGTGGGCCGCACCGAGGCCGTGGTGGCCGGGCTGGTCGAGTCCTACACCAGCCCGCTGTTCAAGGCGGCATTACAGGTGTGGACGCACGCGGCCGCCGATCCGGCGCTGCGCGAACGCATCGTGCCGCTCGAGGCCCGCTTCGGCCGGGTCTCGCACCGCATGGCGGTCGAGGCGCTCGACGCCGACGACACCGACCCCGTCGCCCACCATCTCGTCCAGGCCACCCTGGACCTAGCCCGCGGCCTCGGCCTGGCCGACGTCCTCACCGACGACTCCGCCCGCCGCAAGGAAATAGTCCACCAGTGGTCCGCCACCCTCCACGAGGCCCTGGCATCCCGCCCCAAGCCGACCTGACCCCGCCACGTCCCCTTGTTCCGCTTGTTCCCGGCATGGTCCCCCTTTTGTCCCCGGCATGGTTCCCCTCTTGTTCCCGGCATGCTTTTGGCCGGGATCCCGTCCCACGTGATCCCCATTACCGGATTTGGTCGCCGGGCCCGGGCCGGTTAAGCTTGCCGAGCTTGCTCATTCGGGCGAGCGAGTCCTGGCCCCGTCGTCTAGCGGCCTAGGACGCCGCCCTCTCAAGGCGGTAGCGCGGGTTCAAATCCCGTCGGGGCTACAGCGGAAGGCCCGCCGAATCGGCGGGTTCTACCATCCGAAAATCTCTGCCATCTCGATGGATTCGTCATCCCAGCGGGTTTCGATGGCCAGCCGCTGCCGTTCCGGAAGCTCCGGCGACCAGCCGACGCGGCGCCAGAATGCCTCGCGGTGTTCGTCACTGAGTGGATGGGGCGTGCTCATGGCAGTTTCCAGCGTAGATCCGCGCCCATCCGCCCGAGGCGCTTTGCGGCCTCGGAATCGTTGCGGCTCAGCGCTGTTGGTTCGCCCCGCGGCTGCTCGAACCGGACACCGCATTGCGGAACACCCACCGCAACCCGACGAAACGGGTCAGCGTGGCAATGAGATTCGCGATCACCAGCACCAGCAGTTCCAGATGCACCCGGGCGTCCGGCGCCGCCCAGCGGTGCAGCGCGAACAGCGAACCACTGGTCAGCAGCAGCCCGAATCCGAAGATCAGCAGGCCCTGGATCTGATGCGACACCACCTTGGTCGAGCCGCGCACGCCGAAGGTGAAGGCCCGATTCGCGGCCGTGTTGCCGATCGCGGTGACGAGCAGCGACAGGAAGTTCGCCGCCTGCGGTCCGAGCGCCGGTTGCAGCAGCAGATACAGCAGCATGTACGCGAGGGTGGAGATCACGCCCACGATGCCGAACCGCACCACCTGCCCGACCATCCCCAACGGCACGCCGTCCACCAGCGGCTCGCGCCCGATCGCGGCCCGCAACTGCTCCACCGGCAGTGCGCCGGTCGTCAGCGCCCGGCACAGCCGCCAGACGCCGAGCAGGTCCTTGCGGGCGGTATCGACGATATCCACGCGCGAGTCCGGATCATCGATCCAGTCCACCGGCACCTCGTGAATCCGCAACCCGGCACGCTCGGCGATCACCAGCAACTCGGTATCGAAGAACCACTCCCCATCCTCGACCAACGGCAACACCTGCTGGGCGACATCGGTGCGCATGGCCTTGAAACCACACTGCGCATCCGAGAACCGAGCCTGCAACGAGGCTTTCAAGATCAGGTTGTAGCAGCGGGAAATGAACTCCCGCTTGGGCCCGCGCACCACCCGCGACGACTTGGCCAGCCGGGTACCGATCGCCAGATCCGAATGCCCCGACACCAACGGCGCAACCAGCGGCAGCAGGGCATTCAGATCGGTCGACAGATCCACATCCATATACGCTACGACCTGCGCATCGGAGCTCTCCCACACCGCGCGCAGCGCACGTCCGCGCCCCTTGCGGTCCAGATGCACCACCCGCACCCCGTCCAGCTCCGACGCCAGCTCCCGCGCGACCGCCAGCGTGCTGTCGGTGGAGGCATTGTCGGCGATCGTGATACGGGCCGAGAACGGAAACCCGTCGGCGAGGAACGCGCGCAGGCGACGCACACAGACGCCGAGGTCACGCTCCTCGTTGTAGACGGGAATCACCACGTCGAGCACGGGGGTCAGAACCGCATCGGCCGGTTTGTCCGGCTGTGCGGTGGCCACTGTGTCGGTCATGGCCTTTACCGTTGATCACCAGCCTTGGGTGTCGCTGCGCCGGGGCTGGGAGCTTCCTGGGAGAAATAGCTGAAACCTTGCGGTCAGCCCTCGCGCAGTCTCCACAGCGCCGACACCGGACCGTGTCCCGCCCCGAGCGGATACGCGGCCTTCAGGCAGCGGGTGGTCCACTCCTTGGCGAAGGCGATGGCCGAGGGCACATCGTAGCCGTGTGCGAGGGCGCACGCGGTCGCGGTGGCCAGGGTGTCGCCGCCGCCGTGATCGTGGCCGGTGGCGATGCGCGGCGCGGACAGCTCGTGGAACCGGTCGCCGTCGTAGAGCAGATCGGTGCTGAAGTCCGAGGAGCGCAGGTGGCCGCCCTTCACGATGGCCCAGCGCGGCCCCAGGCGGTGCAGCGCCTGCGCGGCGCGGCGCGCACCGCGGTCGTCGGTGACGTCGATGCCGGTGAGCAGCCGCACCTCGTCCAGATTCGGGGTCACCACCGTGGCCAGCGGAATCAGCGTGTGTCGCAGCGCATCCAGCGCCGAGGCGTGCAGCAGCGGGTCGCCGTGCATGGACGCCGCGACCGGGTCCACCACCAGCGGGATCGATCCGTGCTGCCCGATGCCCACCTCCGCGCACACCTGCGCGACCGCCTCGATGATGGCGGTGGAGGCCAGCATGCCGGTCTTGGCCGCGCCGACCCCGATGTCGCCCACCACGACTCGCACCTGATCGGCCACCGTCTGCGGCGGGATCTCGTGGAAGCCGCTGACGCCGAGCGAGTTCTGCACGGTCACCGCGGCCACCGCCACGCAGGCGTGCACGCCCAGCAGGGCCATCGTGCGGGAATCGGCCTGAATGCCCGCGCCGCCGCCGGAATCGGTTCCGGCGATGGTGAGCACGCGGACCGGGGTCTGCCCATCGGGTGGCAACGGCAAGAGTTTCACGAAACAGACACTACGACCCCGCCCGCCGGGACCCGATGCCGGTGGCCGTGAGCTTCGAGTGGGAGTTCGAGAACGGTTTCAAGCTGGTGGATCGGGTGGAATTCGCGGACGTGCCGCTGAACAAGACCGATCTGGCTGGGGGCAGGTGCACGCCCCCGTCGTTCCGGCGGAGGCCGGGGTTAGGCGGAACCCCGACCTCCGCCGGGAGGGCGGAGGCGCGTCGGCATGGCCCGGCCCGTGATCGCGCCCCCCAGCGGCGCGATCACGCAGGGCGGGAAGGGATTACGAGACGATCGGCAGATATACCGAATTGCCCGCCTCGGCGAATTCCGCCGACTTCTCCGCCATGCCGACCTCGAACGCCTGCGCGTCGGTCAGGCCCTGCTTGGCCGCGTACTCGCGCACGTCGGCGGAGATGCGCATGGAGCAGAACTTCGGACCGCACATGGAGCAGAAGTGCGCGGTCTTGGCCGGTTCGGCGGGCAGGGTCTCGTCGTGGAATTCGCGGGCGGTGTCCGGATCCAGCGACAGGTTGAACTGGTCGAGCCAGCGGAATTCGAAGCGCGCCTTGGACAGTGCGTCGTCGCGCTCCTGTGCGCGCGGGTGGCCCTTGGCGAGATCGGCCGAGTGCGCGGCGATCTTGTAGGTGATGACGCCGGTCTTCACGTCATCGCGGTTGGGCAGGCCCAGGTGCTCCTTGGGCGTGACGTAGCACAGCATGGCGGTACCCGCCTGGGCGATCATGGCCGCGCCGATCGCCGAGGTGATGTGGTCGTAGGCGGGCGCGATGTCGGTGGCCAGCGGGCCGAGGGTGTAGAAGGGCGCCTCCTCGCACCACTCCTCTTCCAGCCGAACGTTTTCCACGATCTTGTGCATCGGCACGTGGCCGGGGCCCTCGATCATCACCTGCACGCCATGGGATTTCGCGATCTTCGTCAGCTCGCCCAGGGTGCGCAGCTCGGCGAACTGGGCCTCGTCGTTGGCGTCGGCGATGGAACCGGGGCGCAGGCCGTCGCCGAGGGAGAAGGTCACGTCGTATTTCGCCAGGATCTCGCACAGCTCGGCGAAGTTGGTGTACAGGAACGACTCTCGGTGATGGGCCAGGCACCAGGCGGCCATGATGGAGCCGCCGCGGGAGACGATGCCGGTGACGCGCTTGGCGGTCAGCGGCACGTAGCGCAGCAGCACGCCCGCGTGCACGGTCATGTAGTCCACGCCCTGCTCGCACTGCTCGATCACGGTGTCGCGGTACAGCTCCCAGGTGAGCTTGGTCGGGTCGCCGTTCACCTTCTCCAGCGCCTGGTAGATCGGCACGGTGCCGACCGGCACCGGTGAGTTGCGCAGGATCCACTCGCGGGTCTCGTGAATGTTCCTGCCGGTGGACAGGTCCATGATGGTGTCGGCGCCCCAACGGGTGGCCCACACCATCTTCTCCACCTCCTCGGCGATGGACGAGGAGACCGCCGAGTTGCCGATATTGGCGTTGATCTTCACCGCGAACTTCTTGCCGATGATCATCGGCTCGGACTCGGGGTGGTGGTGATTGGCCGGGATGACCGCGCGCCCGGCGGCCACCTCCTCGCGCACGAACTCCGGCGAAACCCCTTCGCGCGCAGCGATATACCGCATCTCGGTGGTGACGATGCCGTGCCGGGCCCAGGCCAGCTGGGTGCGCGGGCCGCCGACCTCGGGCTTGTCCCACTCGGCGCGCAGCTTCGGCAGCCCGGCCTCGACGTCGATGGTGGCCGCGTCGTCGGTGTACGGGCCCGAGGTGTCGTAGACGTCGAAGTGCTCGCCGTTGGTCAGATTGATCCGGCGCACCGGGATGCGCAGACCGTCCACGTCCCGATAGTGCTTGACACTGCCCTGAATGGGTCCCGTGGTCACGGAATCGACGGGTGTGCCCATGATGCTTCCTCCCTACGCCGGCATTACCCGGTCAGGTTCATACGGTCGACGGCCCTAGCCGTCCTCTCAGCCCGCTGGTGCGAGCCCCCGTTGGCTTGTTGAATTTTCCCGCTCGACCATACTCGCCCATCCGGTGCGCGCGCTCGGAGATCGGAATCTCGCGAGGTCCCGGCCAAAAGCACGCCGGGACCAAGTGGGGAGGACGCCGGGACCAGGTGGGGAGGACGCCGGGACCAGGTGGGGAGGACGCCGGGCAGGGGGTGCCGGTTCAGTTCTCGTGCGGACCGATCGGCCAGCCCAGGGCGCCGGCGGTGGCGTTCAGGTTGATGATCACCTGCTCGACGAAGGCGTCGGGGTTGAACAGCATCGACAGTTCGTTGTCGGTGCGGCAGCCGGTCTGGGCGGGGGCGTTGGGGGCGAGGCGGCCCTTGATCCAGTCGAAGGTGTCGGCCATGCCCATCGTGACGAGCGTCAGGTGTTCGCTGAGGTGGTCGCGCTTGTAGCGCACCGATGCGCCCGCGTCGCAGTATTCCTGCACCAGTTTGTCATTGGTGGTCACCGGCACGGCCTCGTCGAGGACGCCCTGGTAGACGAACATCGGCATGGTGGGCGCGGTCTTCCCGAGCACCGTCTGGTCGAACACTTCGCGGATGTCGGGCAGCGCCAGGTACTGCTCGATCGGGATGGTCAGCAGCTTCTGGTAGTCGACGAACATCTGGGTCAGGGCATTGCGCGGCAGGCACTGGTGGGCGGTGCGATCCATGAGCGCCAGGCCCTCCGGCGTCAGGTACTTCTCGGTCGTGGCGGCGAACTTCGGATAGGCGTTGCGCAGCGAGGAGATGCCGATGCCGATCAGGCTCGCGAACATCGACCCGTTCACGTGCAGCAGCGACTGCACATCCGAGACCGGCGCGCCCAGGGCCGCGCCCTTCATGGTCAATTCCGGTGCGTAGCTGGGCTGTAGCTCCGCCGCCCAGCCGCTGCCCATGCCGCCGCCGGAGTAACCCCACAGCGCCACCGGCGTATTCGCGCCGTCCAGGCCCAGCGGCGCGAATCGCTCGGCCGCGCGCACGCCGTCGAGCACCATGTAACCCGGCTCCTTCGCCACGGCCAGATGCCCGTTCAGGCCCTCGTAGTCGGGAATCGAGATCGCGTAGCCCTCGCTGATGGACGCGGCGAGTGCCAGATATTCGCTGTTGGAATGGATTCCCTCCAGGCCGGTGAGCCCGGTGCCCTGCTGCAGGACGTAGGACGGGGCGCACTGCGGCGCGGCGCTGTCGTAGTAGAACTGGTGCGAGACCAGGGGGCGGTGGTTGCGCGGATTCGCGCCCTCGGGCAGCGCCACCGTGGAGACCGCGACGGTGGGCTGCCCGTTCAGATCGGTGGTCCGGTACAGCAGCTGCCAGGACCGCACGTGCACGGGCAGGATGGTCGCCACCGCCAGCTGTACCGGCCGCGAGCGCAGCACGTCGCCGGGCGCGGCGGATTCGAAGCCCGCGGGTGGTTGGTAGAACGGATCGGCTTGGGGCACCGGCGGTTCCGCGACGGCGGGGGCGGCGGTGACTCCACCCAGCAGCAGCGCGGTGGCGACGGTGACGGCCGCCGTCAGCGCCGAGGCCAGTAAGCGGCGGCCGCGGCGATCTGCGTTGATCCCTGACACGTCCGGTCCCTTCCTCATCGGTGTGTCAGCGATTACAACATGGCATCCTGTTACTAACAAGGGATCTTTTTGAACAAAGCTTTATTATGGTCTCCGTATGACCCGCAGCAAATCCGCCGCGCGGCCCGCTCCGGCGCCGGCGCGGCGCCGAATCCGTGGCCTCGACGCCGAGGAGCGCAGCGCCCAGCGCCGCCGCCAGCTCCTCGATGCGGCGACCGAACTTTTTGCCCGGCAAAGCTTTTCGGGCACCTCGATCGAGCAGATCTGTCAGCACGCGTTCGTGGGCACGAAGGGTTTCTACGACCACTTCGACAGCAAGGAGGCGTGCTACACCGCCCTGCTGGAGCAGATCACCGCGCAGATTCAGCAACGGGTGACCGAGGCGGCGGCCGCGGCCGCCGAGCTGGAATGGCCGCAGCGCTCGGCCGCGGTGATCGAGGCGTTCGTGCACGCCATCGCGGACGATCCGCGACTGGCACGGG contains:
- a CDS encoding lipase family protein, with product MSGINADRRGRRLLASALTAAVTVATALLLGGVTAAPAVAEPPVPQADPFYQPPAGFESAAPGDVLRSRPVQLAVATILPVHVRSWQLLYRTTDLNGQPTVAVSTVALPEGANPRNHRPLVSHQFYYDSAAPQCAPSYVLQQGTGLTGLEGIHSNSEYLALAASISEGYAISIPDYEGLNGHLAVAKEPGYMVLDGVRAAERFAPLGLDGANTPVALWGYSGGGMGSGWAAELQPSYAPELTMKGAALGAPVSDVQSLLHVNGSMFASLIGIGISSLRNAYPKFAATTEKYLTPEGLALMDRTAHQCLPRNALTQMFVDYQKLLTIPIEQYLALPDIREVFDQTVLGKTAPTMPMFVYQGVLDEAVPVTTNDKLVQEYCDAGASVRYKRDHLSEHLTLVTMGMADTFDWIKGRLAPNAPAQTGCRTDNELSMLFNPDAFVEQVIINLNATAGALGWPIGPHEN
- the thiC gene encoding phosphomethylpyrimidine synthase ThiC — its product is MGTPVDSVTTGPIQGSVKHYRDVDGLRIPVRRINLTNGEHFDVYDTSGPYTDDAATIDVEAGLPKLRAEWDKPEVGGPRTQLAWARHGIVTTEMRYIAAREGVSPEFVREEVAAGRAVIPANHHHPESEPMIIGKKFAVKINANIGNSAVSSSIAEEVEKMVWATRWGADTIMDLSTGRNIHETREWILRNSPVPVGTVPIYQALEKVNGDPTKLTWELYRDTVIEQCEQGVDYMTVHAGVLLRYVPLTAKRVTGIVSRGGSIMAAWCLAHHRESFLYTNFAELCEILAKYDVTFSLGDGLRPGSIADANDEAQFAELRTLGELTKIAKSHGVQVMIEGPGHVPMHKIVENVRLEEEWCEEAPFYTLGPLATDIAPAYDHITSAIGAAMIAQAGTAMLCYVTPKEHLGLPNRDDVKTGVITYKIAAHSADLAKGHPRAQERDDALSKARFEFRWLDQFNLSLDPDTAREFHDETLPAEPAKTAHFCSMCGPKFCSMRISADVREYAAKQGLTDAQAFEVGMAEKSAEFAEAGNSVYLPIVS
- a CDS encoding acyl-CoA dehydrogenase family protein, which encodes MSFIESDERKQLRAAVAQLAGKYNFRDYVSPKARANQPLSELWDEAGRLGFLGVNLPEKYGGGGAGIYELSLVLEELSAQGAGLLLMVVSPAICGTILTRYGTEEQKRYWLTRLADGSSKMVFGITEPDAGSNSHHITTTARRDGGDWILNGRKIFISGVDQAEAVLIVSRTEDAKTGKLKPALFIVPTDAPGFEKTRQEMDIIEPDSQFTLFLDDVRLPAEALVGQEDAALAQLFAGLNPERIMGAAMAVGMGRYAIDRAVEYARERQVWKTPIGAHQGLAHPLAQVKIELELAKLMMQKAAVLYDSGDDFGAAEAANMAKYAAAEASIKALDQAIQTHGGSGLTRDVGLAGMLAAARIGRVAPVSREMVLNFVAQHSLGLPKSY
- a CDS encoding enoyl-CoA hydratase family protein, whose protein sequence is MTETSDAATPFVRSQVRDGFAILTLDSPHNRNALSARLVTELLTALENAGKDDAVRGVVLTHTGNTFSAGADLKEALDADPAAAADIRTRWMVSVLRTILELPKPVVAQIDGNVRAGGMGIVGACDLAVAGPGSSFALTEARIGVAPFVISLTLLPRLSPRAAARYFQTGETFDATEAERIGLITVAAADPAAEVARLLGELRLGSPQGLAESKRLVNAALLAEFDRSADELARRSGGFFGTPEVIEGMTAFFQRRPPSWAQ
- a CDS encoding TetR/AcrR family transcriptional regulator, which produces MTRSKSAARPAPAPARRRIRGLDAEERSAQRRRQLLDAATELFARQSFSGTSIEQICQHAFVGTKGFYDHFDSKEACYTALLEQITAQIQQRVTEAAAAAAELEWPQRSAAVIEAFVHAIADDPRLARVSFGEAGGISPAVESQRRNNRRWSAVFLDRQWAGDPDPDRQAQRRRLAVALATIGGMFELVADWLHNNEEGRSAEVLAEDLVTFVRAVDVGRRA
- a CDS encoding TetR/AcrR family transcriptional regulator produces the protein MATPHEPKQDRSRATRQRLLEASIDCLAELGWVSATVAVVAERAGVSRGAAQHHFPTREDLITAALEYMFDTRMAQAKAEAALFAEIAEGVGRTEAVVAGLVESYTSPLFKAALQVWTHAAADPALRERIVPLEARFGRVSHRMAVEALDADDTDPVAHHLVQATLDLARGLGLADVLTDDSARRKEIVHQWSATLHEALASRPKPT
- the thiD gene encoding bifunctional hydroxymethylpyrimidine kinase/phosphomethylpyrimidine kinase, with the translated sequence MKLLPLPPDGQTPVRVLTIAGTDSGGGAGIQADSRTMALLGVHACVAVAAVTVQNSLGVSGFHEIPPQTVADQVRVVVGDIGVGAAKTGMLASTAIIEAVAQVCAEVGIGQHGSIPLVVDPVAASMHGDPLLHASALDALRHTLIPLATVVTPNLDEVRLLTGIDVTDDRGARRAAQALHRLGPRWAIVKGGHLRSSDFSTDLLYDGDRFHELSAPRIATGHDHGGGDTLATATACALAHGYDVPSAIAFAKEWTTRCLKAAYPLGAGHGPVSALWRLREG
- a CDS encoding glycosyltransferase, which produces MTDTVATAQPDKPADAVLTPVLDVVIPVYNEERDLGVCVRRLRAFLADGFPFSARITIADNASTDSTLAVARELASELDGVRVVHLDRKGRGRALRAVWESSDAQVVAYMDVDLSTDLNALLPLVAPLVSGHSDLAIGTRLAKSSRVVRGPKREFISRCYNLILKASLQARFSDAQCGFKAMRTDVAQQVLPLVEDGEWFFDTELLVIAERAGLRIHEVPVDWIDDPDSRVDIVDTARKDLLGVWRLCRALTTGALPVEQLRAAIGREPLVDGVPLGMVGQVVRFGIVGVISTLAYMLLYLLLQPALGPQAANFLSLLVTAIGNTAANRAFTFGVRGSTKVVSHQIQGLLIFGFGLLLTSGSLFALHRWAAPDARVHLELLVLVIANLIATLTRFVGLRWVFRNAVSGSSSRGANQQR